From a region of the Betta splendens chromosome 5, fBetSpl5.4, whole genome shotgun sequence genome:
- the LOC114855588 gene encoding zinc finger protein 250-like, translated as MTKLELLNAFLNDRLTAAAEEIFRAVKETVAEYQSEVVRSKEENERLRRLLDVALQRLLLHPEPPSLQPQEARQLCDSEWESSVELQAQVKREPKPPNTHSDHSNETRDLEEGNPTRIEPLHVPPAERVCSSVFPTSQEIKAESSREERLASLALSVGVHSDLRVAQSVSCPSTTRTHKSGKAEQQMKGPLRSNGKQSTHILQVKNTKCPKSSAPRSPHPNQSIQRWHSCKECGKCFSFACQLEVHMRWHTKEKPYSCAVCRKSFTTVSMLKRHHRIHTGEKPFHCHVCGKCFNQSAHLNTHFRLHTRERASWSRAPHTK; from the exons ATGACCAAACTGGAGCTGCTCAACGCTTTTCTTAATGACAGGTTGACCGCGGCCGCCGAGGAGATTTTCCGCGCGGTCAAAGAAACGGTGGCAGAATATCAGAGTGAAGTAGTGCGTTCGAAGGAGGAGAACGAGCGTCTGCGACGGCTCCTAGACGTGGCGCTCCAGCGGCTCCTGTTGCATCCAG AACCCCCATCTCTCCAGCCCCAAGAGGCCAGACAACTCTGTGACTCTGAGTGGGAGAGCAGTGTGGAACTACAGGCACAAGTTAAAAGAGAACCCAAACCCCCAAACACTCATTCGGATCATTCAAATGAAACAAGAGACTTGGAGGAAGGAAACCCAACTCGCATTGAGCCACTACATGTCCCACCAGCTGAGcgtgtgtgcagcagtgtgttcCCAACGTCCCAGGAGAtcaaagcagagagcagcagagaggagcggcTGGCCAGCTTAGCTTTGTCTGTCGGGGTTCATTCAGACCTTAGAGTGGCTCAGAGTGTTTCGTGTCCCAGCACCACCAGGACTCACAAAAGTGGAAAAGCAGAACAGCAGATGAAAGGGCCACTTCGCTCGAACGGAAAGCAGAGCACACATATACTGCAGGTCAAGAATACCAAATGTCCAAAGTCATCTGCACCGCGCTCACCTCATCCAAACCAGAGCATCcagaggtggcacagctgtAAAGAGTGTGGGAAGTGCTTCAGCTTTGCCTGCCAACTGGAGGTCCACATGCGCTGGCACACCAAAGAGAAACCATACAGCTGCGCAGTGTGTCGGAAGAGCTTCACCACAGTCAGTATGCTGAAGAGGCATCACCGCATCCACACGGGGGAGAAACCCTTTCATTGCCACGTCTGTGGGAAATGTTTTAACCAGTCGGCACATCTCAACACACACTTCAGGCTCCACACAAGGGAGAGGGCCAGCTGGAGCCGAGCGCCACACACCAAGTAA
- the zc3h11a gene encoding zinc finger CCCH domain-containing protein 11A, whose product MTSNGDDCYFFYYSTCTKGDSCPFRHCEAAMGNETVCNLWQEGRCFRTVCKFRHMEITKNRKEIPCYWENQPAGCQKPHCAFSHEKPRYIDGVFVPPNKSLSKNDEQPDEEPAPPPAAPIPTPANPQIRGVMKTETQEPVPSPTHPPVVINPADDDEDEDDQFSEEGEESKLALSPKKIPKSDDCLNFGVSTLEEIRLRKALKASMKRAGYPIQSANTSANGEKENIHLTFFQEALFDVREETGRSRPSMTDRLGRKLPSAGKKSGEGFPLKRSLAERLGRVVAEEESSVPPPKALKPVRQRIGLPASAATPTKIGQTNIDSNKPSEQIYIKTLEEIRQEKAAKSQFVDHADGSSAVVPEISKTINTKGEKGSKRAITVGDDSIGQIKMFTEIAPTKKRKQEDQNISIKSQGDLNAVGSSSEAANIGEVRVKTLEEIRKEKAARMQGHSPQQTEEAGNKRSSETEENCDTKPRLLRVNKLASQRNATPETPESTEMPVKTCTAVPETSSACSNIIKVKTFDEIMQEKRLRKQKIENRTRTSAEAKPSEEQASDVTLKRKAPAEINSASPSSLSTSSNTPDINSVIQKLPIRKLIPLKSKTGSSVNSFVTSDTAAASVTSVSVEQSEPENHLQSSREVPDKKTSKTLILSLATDRNPTADTIHNKNQKTSSKSSTNTKVRPKLNVKPSVVKPAVQVKPGQKRKGAERSAVAAVKPLNSTPTVQEPIKESQVFPSFTADAQLSSAVPHTPSTLLDSGSNSSPLKEELQTVPVFKQSPSHEAKQAVSVAACTVPQSPILKSPVQAPKTRRQSMGMSRTTSASGAAASSSAVDDFEELISEFADDHLEEDIDPGLGEDDLLQELSEMIDS is encoded by the exons ATGACCAGCAATGGAGATGATTGCTACTTCTTTTACTATTCCACCTGTACTAAG GGCGACAGTTGCCCTTTTCGACACTGTGAAGCAGCAATGGGCAATGAGACCGTTTGCAACCTGTGGCAGGAAGGACGCTGCTTTCGTACTGTCTGCAAGTTTCGCCACATGGAGATAACA AAAAACCGAAAGGAGATACCTTGTTATTGGGAGAACCAGCCGGCTGGCTGCCAGAAGCCTCACTGTGCCTTCTCTCATGAAAAGCCCCGGTACATTGATGGCGTCTTTGTCCCACCTAATAAAA GTCTGAGCAAGAATGATGAACAGCCAGACGAGGaaccagctccacccccagctGCCCCTATTCCCACTCCAGCTAATCCTCAGATCAGAGGGGTAATGAAGACGGAAACACAGGAGCCAGTACCGAGCCCCACTCACCCTCCAGTGGTGATCAATCcagcagatgatgatgaggatgaagatg atcAGTTCtcggaggagggagaagagagcAAGCTTGCTCTTTCTCCTAAGAAGATACCAAAGTCAG ATGACTGCCTGAACTTTGGAGTGAGCACTCTAGAGGAGATCCGCCTAAGGAAGGCTCTGAAGGCCAGCATGAAGAGAGCTGGCTATCCCATCCAGAGTGCTAACACTTCAGCtaatggagagaaagaaaacatacatttgacattttttcaAGAAGCTCTTTTTGATGTTCGAGAAG AAACTGGGAGATCACGGCCCAGCATGACTGACAGGCTTGGCAGGAAGCTACCTAGTGCTGGTAAAAAAAGTGGAGAAGGTTTTCCACTAAAAAGGAGTCTGGCCGAGCGCCTTGGCAGAGTTGTGGCAGAGGAAGAGTCATCAGTGCCCCCTCCGAAAG CTTTGAAGCCTGTTAGGCAAAGAATTGGATTGCCTGCCAGTGCTGCCACACCCACTAAAATAG GTCAGACCAACATTGATTCCAACAAACCTTCAGAGCAGATTTACATCAAAACTCTGGAGGAGATTAGACAGGAGAAAGCAGCAAAATCTCAGTTTGTGGATCATGCTGATGGCTCTTCAGCTGTTGTTCCAGAAATCAGTAAAACCATCAATACTAAAGGAGAAAAAGGTTCCAAACGAGCCATCACTGTCGGAGATGACTCTATTGGTCAAATCAAGATGTTCACTGAGATTGCTCCCACAAAGAAACGAAAGCAGGAGGATCAAAACATCAGCATTAAGAGCCAGGGAGATTTGAATGCAGTGGGGTCTTCTTCTGAGGCTGCGAACATAGGGGAGGTTAGAGTAAAGACCCTGGAGGAGATCCGTAAGGAGAAGGCAGCAAGGATGCAGGGTCATTCGCCTCaacagactgaggaagctggaAACAAAAGGAGCTCTGAAACTGAGGAAAATTGTGATACAAAGCCTCGGCTACTGCGCGTCAACAAACTGGCTTCACAAA GAAATGCCACACCAGAGACCCCTGAGAGCACAGAAATGCCTGTGAAAACTTGCACCGCTGTTCCAGAG ACCAGTTCTGCCTGTAGTAACATTATCAAGGTCAAGACATTTGATGAGATCATGCAAGAGAAACGCCTTCGCAAGCAGAAAATAGAGAATCGGACAAGAACCTCAGCAGAGGCCAAACCTTCTGAGGAACAAGCTTCTGATGTAACCCTGAAGAGGAAAGCTCCTGCTGAGATCAATTCTGCATCACCAAGCTCTTTATCAACTTCCTCTAACACCCCTGACATTAACTCTGTCATCCAAAAGCTTCCTATTCGTAAGCTGATTCCCCTAAAATCCAAGACTGGATCATCTGTGAACAGTTTTGTAACTTCAGATACAGCAGCAGCAAGTGTGACCTCAGTCTCTGTGGAGCAGAGTGAACCTGAAAACCATTTACAAAGCTCTAGGGAGGTCccagacaaaaaaacaagcaaaacccTAATATTGTCACTTGCCACTGATAGAAACCCTACTGCTGATACAATACATAACAAAAATCAGAAGACATCTTCAAAAAGCTCTACAAACACCAAAG TGAGGCCAAAACTAAATGTGAAGCCTTCTGTCGTAAAGCCTGCAGTGCAGGTGAAGCCAGGTCAGAAGAGGAAGGGAGCTGAGCGGTCTGCCGTCGCTGCTGTGAAACCACTAAACAGCACCCCCACAGTTCAGGAGCCAATAAAGGAAAGCCAG GTGTTCCCATCCTTCACTGCAGatgctcagctcagctctgctgtTCCCCACACTCCCAGCACCTTACTGGACTCAGGTTCCAACTCCAGCCCTCTGAAAGAGGAGCTCCAGACGGTTCCTGTTTTCAAACAAAGTCCAAGCCACGAAGCCAAGCAGGCTGTCAGTGTTGCTGCCTGCACTGTTCCCCAAAG CCCAATCCTGAAGAGTCCTGTTCAAGCTCCTAAAACTCGGAGACAGAGCATGGGCATGTCCCGCACCACCTCCGCTTCTggtgctgctgcctcctcctcagctgtagATGATTTTGAGGAGCTGATAAGTGAGTTTGCTGACGACCATCTGGAGGAAGACATTGACCCGGGCCTTGGAGAAGAcgacctgctgcaggagctgtcagagatgattgacagctga